In Gracilimonas sp., a single window of DNA contains:
- the sucD gene encoding succinate--CoA ligase subunit alpha: protein MSVLVGNDTRLIVQGFTGSEGSFHAEQMIEYGTNVVGGVTPGKGGQTHLDRPVFNTVAEAVREVKANASIIFVPPAFAGDAITEAAFAGIEVIICITEGIPVKDMIVAKQIVNSHGATLIGPNCPGLITPGEAKVGIMPGNIFTPGRVGLISRSGTLTYEAVDQLTKEGLGQSTAIGIGGDPVIGTTHLDAVKLLNDDPDTDSIVLIGEIGGTAEEEAAEWIKDHCKKPVVAFIAGSTAPPGRRMGHAGAIISGGKGTAQEKKKALAAAGITVVDSPAEIGITLKKMLETA from the coding sequence ATGAGCGTATTAGTTGGAAATGATACCCGCCTGATTGTACAGGGATTTACCGGAAGCGAAGGAAGCTTTCATGCCGAACAAATGATTGAATACGGCACCAATGTTGTTGGAGGAGTAACTCCCGGAAAAGGTGGTCAAACCCATTTAGACCGGCCCGTTTTTAATACGGTAGCTGAAGCAGTCCGGGAAGTAAAAGCCAATGCTTCCATTATTTTTGTACCTCCTGCTTTTGCAGGTGATGCCATCACAGAAGCCGCTTTTGCCGGAATCGAAGTTATTATTTGTATCACGGAGGGCATCCCGGTGAAGGACATGATTGTGGCTAAACAAATTGTAAACAGTCATGGTGCTACCTTGATCGGTCCTAACTGCCCCGGCTTGATCACTCCCGGTGAAGCTAAAGTCGGTATTATGCCCGGAAATATTTTTACTCCCGGAAGAGTAGGTTTGATTTCACGCTCCGGAACGCTCACTTACGAAGCTGTTGACCAGCTTACCAAAGAAGGATTGGGCCAAAGTACAGCCATCGGTATTGGCGGTGACCCTGTTATCGGAACCACTCACCTTGATGCTGTGAAGTTATTGAATGATGATCCTGATACAGACTCTATTGTTCTTATCGGTGAGATCGGCGGAACCGCTGAGGAAGAAGCAGCTGAATGGATCAAAGACCATTGTAAAAAACCGGTTGTAGCATTTATTGCCGGTTCAACAGCGCCTCCCGGCCGACGAATGGGCCATGCCGGTGCGATCATCTCAGGAGGTAAAGGTACTGCTCAGGAGAAAAAGAAAGCGCTCGCTGCCGCAGGTATTACCGTTGTTGACAGTCCGGCCGAGATCGGTATTACATTGAAGAAAATGCTGGAAACTGCTTAA
- a CDS encoding helix-turn-helix domain-containing protein, giving the protein MSNSLANQIKNIRNQKGFSQELLAEKTGLSLRTIQRVENAETEPRGDTLLRIAVALQVTPDELLEWNQVKDVSTLIVLNLSALSFLFYPILGVIVPLIIWVTRKDAVKGVNELGKKLLNFQITFVGVVYLIHAIFFIIPIFRINLMWLIDPIYLLPIPFFLMPILIYAIPYIFNFGYVLLNTFRIKAEKEIDYKPSIKIIR; this is encoded by the coding sequence ATGAGTAATTCTCTTGCCAATCAGATCAAAAACATTCGAAATCAAAAGGGCTTTTCGCAAGAACTGCTTGCTGAGAAAACGGGCCTGAGCCTTCGAACTATTCAGCGAGTTGAGAATGCCGAAACGGAACCCAGGGGCGATACCCTTTTGCGAATTGCGGTGGCACTGCAGGTGACCCCTGATGAGCTGCTTGAATGGAATCAGGTGAAAGATGTCTCGACTCTGATCGTTCTAAATCTTTCTGCCTTATCTTTTCTTTTCTATCCTATATTGGGCGTTATTGTACCTCTGATAATCTGGGTTACAAGAAAAGATGCGGTAAAAGGAGTTAATGAGTTGGGCAAAAAGCTACTCAATTTCCAGATCACTTTTGTTGGGGTTGTTTACTTGATTCATGCTATTTTCTTTATAATTCCAATATTTCGGATCAATCTGATGTGGCTGATAGACCCCATTTACTTACTACCAATTCCCTTTTTCTTGATGCCAATATTAATTTACGCTATCCCTTATATTTTCAATTTTGGATATGTGCTACTTAACACTTTCAGAATTAAAGCCGAAAAGGAAATAGATTATAAACCATCTATTAAAATTATCCGATAG
- a CDS encoding ATP-binding protein: MNKAHRLSKANYLPRVVGFVASFIMIAFLVVERDWSYWNFLVLGFYFLIYPHLVYLGSRFADDGKKVELYSMMFDALVLGMWTAHIHFTLWISYAFLTATVLNNMMLGGFKQLFKSLALYGFGILILGAVTGFQFEPSASLYVELIAMISLVLYVASIAWTFYNVNERLAMVKMQVESKNTELENTLRELDETRKELVEVARKSGMADIATGVLHNIGNVLNSIVTSASITGELLEKTKLKKLFQAIQLLKEHEDDLEHFLTADPKGEKLIEYFFKLDEVIKEELKVLRKHHQRLDQKIAAINEIIEAQQNYAMVGMKNELASLEGVLEDALTIFSASMERHKIEVEKDIKMTDTVSFQKVKLVHILLNLFKNSKEAIDESRSKERKIFIKLYQQNGQVFLEVSDTGPGIKKEHLGKIFNQGFTTKKKGHGFGLHSCANYMEEMGGTIEAKNREGGIGTKFILSLPVTVDTDNTMGIEKSTETS, translated from the coding sequence ATGAATAAGGCACATCGATTATCTAAAGCTAACTACCTGCCAAGAGTGGTGGGTTTTGTGGCTAGTTTTATTATGATAGCGTTTTTAGTTGTTGAGAGAGACTGGTCGTATTGGAATTTTTTAGTTTTGGGATTTTACTTTTTAATCTATCCGCACCTTGTTTATTTGGGATCCAGGTTTGCAGACGATGGAAAAAAAGTTGAATTATATTCTATGATGTTTGATGCCCTGGTTCTTGGGATGTGGACCGCTCATATTCATTTCACGCTTTGGATATCTTATGCTTTTCTGACTGCTACTGTGTTGAATAATATGATGTTAGGAGGATTTAAACAGCTGTTTAAGAGCCTCGCTTTGTATGGTTTCGGCATCCTGATTTTAGGGGCCGTCACAGGATTTCAATTCGAACCGAGTGCTTCTCTTTATGTGGAGTTGATTGCAATGATTTCACTGGTACTTTATGTCGCCAGTATAGCCTGGACTTTTTATAACGTGAATGAGAGGCTGGCGATGGTCAAAATGCAGGTAGAGAGTAAGAATACAGAGCTTGAGAATACCCTTCGCGAGTTAGATGAAACCCGAAAAGAGCTGGTTGAAGTTGCCCGTAAGTCAGGAATGGCAGATATAGCTACCGGGGTACTGCACAATATTGGGAATGTGCTTAACAGTATCGTGACTTCTGCATCTATTACCGGGGAGCTGTTGGAAAAAACAAAGTTGAAAAAGCTATTTCAGGCCATTCAGTTATTAAAGGAGCATGAAGATGATCTTGAACACTTTCTTACGGCCGATCCTAAAGGGGAAAAATTAATTGAATATTTCTTTAAGCTCGATGAAGTCATAAAAGAGGAACTTAAGGTGCTCCGAAAGCATCACCAGCGACTCGACCAAAAAATTGCTGCTATTAACGAAATAATAGAGGCGCAGCAAAATTATGCAATGGTAGGCATGAAAAATGAATTGGCCAGTCTTGAGGGAGTACTGGAAGATGCTTTAACTATTTTTTCTGCTTCGATGGAGCGTCATAAGATTGAAGTTGAAAAAGATATTAAAATGACGGATACCGTCAGCTTTCAGAAAGTTAAATTGGTGCACATACTTCTCAATTTATTTAAAAATTCTAAGGAAGCTATTGATGAGTCAAGAAGTAAGGAGAGAAAGATATTCATAAAACTTTACCAACAAAATGGACAAGTATTTCTGGAAGTATCGGATACCGGACCCGGAATTAAGAAAGAACATTTAGGTAAAATCTTTAACCAGGGTTTTACCACCAAGAAAAAGGGGCATGGATTTGGGCTTCACAGCTGTGCCAATTATATGGAAGAAATGGGAGGCACTATTGAAGCAAAGAATAGGGAAGGGGGAATCGGAACCAAATTTATATTAAGCTTGCCGGTTACTGTTGATACAGACAACACAATGGGCATTGAAAAAAGTACGGAGACAAGTTAA
- a CDS encoding two-component regulator propeller domain-containing protein: MKRVIKYFSIVTLTAGFLFLAGATAFSQEDSFKFKHLGLEDGLSQATVTSIVQDDKGFMWFGTVGGLNRYDGRQMVIYRSHLVDNNSLSNKRISDMCKDSEGNLWIATINGLSFLNLKTEHFSRFYKEYGPKSISHNATNSVYCEPNGTVWIATDNGLNKTTVKEKEFTHFLTGEGNENSFQKVYRDKTGVLWIGTFGQGLYYMDETGGQLLASQIEGLSKEVINEIYEDSKGYLWLGTDNGLIRVNPERDKTITYQSEINNSATLSNNSVNVIYEDSRSNFWVGTENGLNLYQPEKGEFIRFHADPSDEHSLTSNRVHSIYEDKDNTLWIGTWSNGINKFSYHQKGIKHYEHEPDIENSLSDNNVWEFLEDENNNIWLGTDKGLNKFDPETKQFEHFLHDPDDENSLSNNRVFNIKQDEAGNLWITTLNGLNKFNPDTREAIRFTNDPDDPNSLSYNALWGLDVEASGKIWVATTAKGVDRFDPETETFVNYDYDPNIQGSLSESYVTSIYVDSKDQVWVGTRGGLNLYQRDTETFKKFSQSAENPHSLSEGSIVDFHEDSEGQLWVGTAMGVNILDIESHDVLNFFSISDGLPDDAVWGITEDNNGNIYMGTTRGLAVWDPETEIFTLFDKQDGLQDNEFNSGAAFTSSTGEVYMGGINGFNVFYPSDLKGNPYPPPVVLTDFKLFNESVPIQESINETENEEQRTILEESITYTDHLTLSHFDKVISFEFSALNFTIPEKNQYAYKLEGFDEKWNYIGNRNFVTYTDLAPGEYTFLVKASNNDGVWNEGGTSLALIITPPFWQTTWFYIITGFSLIGLIAGGFRYRTHQIMQQNKQLEQEVDERTSELQKSNQNLKEVLKDLEETREELVQNAHKAGMADIATGVLHNVGNVLNSVNTSTSLIKDIIKKSKIDGFIKANSVLREHIDDIGKFIAEDPKGEKIIEYYLKLEEPLRKEREEIVSHSTRLEEKIDLINEVIAAQQTYAGASVHANQTSLADMIDNALALQSGSIERHGLIVEKDLQATKPIIAQRSKLIHVLVNIFKNAKEAMSNSAPEEKKIIIKTWEDQESVYLSIADYGPGIKPEHLGKIFTQGFTTKKDGHGFGLHSSANYMSEMGGKIKVENREGEKGALFVMTFPVISEK; encoded by the coding sequence ATGAAGCGAGTGATTAAATATTTTTCAATTGTAACTCTTACCGCAGGTTTTCTTTTTTTGGCAGGAGCAACGGCTTTTTCTCAAGAGGATTCCTTCAAGTTTAAGCATTTGGGGCTTGAAGACGGGCTTTCTCAGGCAACCGTTACATCGATTGTTCAGGATGATAAGGGATTTATGTGGTTTGGTACTGTAGGTGGATTGAACCGCTACGACGGGCGACAAATGGTTATTTACCGGAGCCATTTGGTTGATAACAATAGCCTCAGTAATAAACGTATATCCGATATGTGTAAGGATTCGGAAGGGAACCTTTGGATCGCGACAATTAACGGACTTTCCTTTTTGAACTTAAAAACAGAACATTTTAGCCGGTTTTATAAAGAATACGGTCCAAAATCCATCAGCCATAATGCAACAAATAGTGTTTATTGTGAACCCAATGGCACGGTTTGGATTGCAACTGATAATGGTTTAAATAAGACTACTGTAAAGGAGAAAGAGTTTACCCATTTTTTAACGGGAGAAGGAAATGAAAATAGTTTTCAGAAAGTATACAGGGATAAAACAGGTGTTTTATGGATAGGTACATTTGGCCAAGGTCTTTATTATATGGATGAAACAGGCGGACAACTTCTAGCTAGTCAAATTGAAGGGTTAAGTAAAGAGGTTATTAATGAAATTTATGAAGACAGCAAGGGATATCTGTGGTTAGGTACAGACAACGGGTTGATTAGGGTTAATCCGGAGCGCGACAAAACAATAACCTATCAAAGTGAAATTAATAATTCTGCCACGCTTAGTAATAATAGTGTGAATGTAATTTATGAGGACAGTCGTTCTAATTTTTGGGTTGGCACTGAAAACGGTTTAAACCTGTATCAGCCTGAAAAAGGAGAGTTTATTCGTTTTCATGCGGATCCCTCGGATGAGCATAGCCTGACGTCCAATCGTGTACATAGTATTTATGAAGATAAGGACAACACTCTTTGGATTGGAACGTGGTCGAATGGGATCAATAAATTCAGCTACCATCAGAAAGGGATTAAGCATTATGAACACGAACCGGACATTGAAAACAGTTTAAGTGATAATAATGTCTGGGAGTTTCTGGAAGATGAGAACAATAATATTTGGCTGGGTACGGATAAGGGTCTGAATAAATTTGATCCGGAAACAAAACAGTTCGAGCACTTTCTGCATGATCCCGATGATGAAAATTCATTGAGCAACAATCGCGTATTTAATATAAAACAGGATGAAGCTGGAAATTTATGGATAACTACGCTCAATGGGTTAAATAAGTTTAATCCTGATACAAGAGAAGCTATACGGTTTACAAATGATCCTGATGATCCCAATTCACTCAGTTACAATGCTTTGTGGGGACTTGATGTTGAAGCATCCGGAAAAATTTGGGTGGCTACAACCGCAAAAGGTGTTGATAGATTCGATCCTGAGACAGAAACTTTTGTTAATTACGACTATGATCCGAATATCCAGGGAAGTTTGAGCGAATCTTATGTTACCAGCATCTATGTGGACAGTAAAGATCAGGTTTGGGTTGGTACCAGGGGAGGCTTGAATCTATATCAGCGCGACACAGAAACTTTTAAAAAATTCTCTCAGTCTGCTGAAAATCCCCATAGCCTCAGCGAAGGTTCAATCGTCGACTTTCATGAAGATTCAGAGGGACAACTTTGGGTTGGAACAGCAATGGGTGTGAATATATTGGATATTGAGTCGCATGATGTGCTTAATTTTTTCTCCATCTCTGATGGTTTGCCAGATGACGCGGTTTGGGGGATTACCGAAGACAACAACGGAAATATCTATATGGGCACTACCCGTGGACTTGCAGTATGGGATCCAGAGACAGAGATATTTACCCTTTTTGATAAGCAGGACGGTTTGCAGGATAATGAATTTAATTCCGGCGCTGCTTTTACTTCATCTACAGGAGAAGTGTATATGGGAGGAATAAATGGATTCAATGTATTTTATCCTTCTGATCTTAAAGGAAATCCGTATCCCCCTCCTGTTGTATTGACCGATTTTAAATTATTTAATGAATCTGTTCCAATTCAGGAAAGTATAAATGAAACTGAAAATGAAGAACAAAGAACAATTCTGGAAGAGTCGATTACTTATACCGATCACTTAACGCTTTCTCATTTCGATAAAGTAATCTCTTTTGAATTTTCGGCGCTGAACTTTACGATTCCCGAAAAAAACCAATATGCATATAAATTGGAAGGATTTGATGAAAAGTGGAACTATATAGGTAATCGAAATTTTGTCACTTACACCGATTTAGCCCCTGGTGAATATACGTTTCTGGTTAAAGCTTCAAATAATGACGGGGTTTGGAATGAAGGAGGGACTTCTCTTGCACTAATTATTACCCCTCCATTTTGGCAAACAACATGGTTTTATATTATCACGGGCTTTTCATTGATAGGATTGATTGCAGGGGGATTCAGGTACAGAACTCATCAGATAATGCAACAGAATAAGCAACTGGAACAAGAGGTAGATGAACGAACTTCGGAATTGCAGAAAAGCAATCAGAACTTAAAAGAAGTTCTAAAAGATTTGGAAGAAACCCGGGAAGAACTTGTTCAAAATGCCCATAAAGCGGGTATGGCAGATATAGCTACCGGCGTTTTGCATAATGTTGGGAACGTCTTGAACAGTGTAAATACTTCTACATCTCTAATTAAGGACATCATTAAAAAGTCGAAGATCGATGGGTTTATCAAGGCTAATAGTGTGCTTAGAGAGCATATCGACGATATTGGTAAGTTTATTGCCGAAGATCCTAAAGGGGAAAAAATAATTGAGTATTACCTGAAGTTGGAAGAGCCCCTTAGAAAAGAACGAGAGGAGATTGTTTCTCATTCTACGAGATTGGAAGAAAAAATTGACCTGATTAATGAGGTAATTGCTGCCCAGCAAACCTATGCAGGTGCGAGTGTGCATGCCAACCAAACTTCATTGGCCGATATGATTGATAATGCCTTAGCACTCCAGTCCGGCTCTATTGAACGGCACGGTCTCATTGTAGAAAAAGACCTGCAGGCCACCAAGCCGATTATTGCCCAACGCTCCAAACTAATTCATGTGCTGGTAAATATATTCAAAAATGCAAAAGAAGCTATGTCAAATAGTGCACCGGAAGAGAAAAAAATCATCATCAAAACCTGGGAGGATCAAGAAAGTGTCTATCTCTCCATTGCCGATTACGGGCCGGGTATAAAACCTGAACATCTGGGGAAAATTTTTACACAAGGTTTCACTACTAAAAAAGACGGTCATGGTTTTGGACTGCACAGCAGTGCAAATTATATGTCTGAAATGGGGGGTAAAATAAAAGTGGAGAATAGAGAAGGTGAAAAAGGCGCCTTGTTTGTGATGACCTTCCCCGTTATTTCTGAAAAATAG
- a CDS encoding response regulator, which produces MKVNLRILVVDDNVSIHEDIESILVPRTGVGEKELQELEDELFAADGSESHALDDVIYDINHAYQGEEALELADRAAENGSPYSLIFMDVRMPPGMDGIQAIKKIWEKHRDTEIVICTAYSDYSWEDILSELGTSDKLLFMKKPFDATALKQTALTLTTKWRLQQEAFQYTEKLEEEVKRRTKELTKLVGEYKKMKEKAEQASEAKSEFLANVSHEIRTPMNGIMGMNSLLMETELNEEQEEYAQMVQYSADSLMGILNDILDLAKIEAGKMEVELIPFEIKERMDELKMLVEYSTENKAVEVSLLMDDNIPEEVIGDPMRLRQILLNYGNNAIKFTEEGKIEFEVSLLDEDKESVTLRFSVKDTGIGLTEEKRKLLFNPFTQADASTTRKYGGTGLGLSICKQLAELMNGKVGVESTEGKGSEFWFEVSLKKVKGENESNPAPQSLLESSPTDEATEKIPFKILMVEDNSSNKTLTRKMLEKSGMKVTSVENGLKAIDAIKNDSFDLVLMDIYMPEMDGIEATKTIRELDEGTGKHTPIIALSASVMPEDKEIIFKAGVDDFIGKPVKAKHLVGKVVKWAKKSKTDNKS; this is translated from the coding sequence ATGAAGGTTAACCTGCGCATATTAGTGGTTGATGATAATGTATCAATTCATGAGGATATAGAGTCTATTTTGGTGCCCCGTACTGGTGTTGGAGAAAAAGAGCTTCAGGAATTAGAAGACGAGTTGTTTGCAGCTGATGGTAGTGAATCCCATGCTTTGGATGATGTAATTTATGATATTAATCATGCCTACCAGGGAGAGGAAGCCTTAGAACTCGCGGATAGAGCTGCTGAAAACGGCTCCCCGTATTCACTGATTTTTATGGATGTACGGATGCCGCCCGGCATGGACGGTATTCAGGCGATTAAGAAGATTTGGGAAAAGCACAGGGATACGGAAATTGTGATTTGTACAGCATACTCAGATTATTCTTGGGAAGATATTTTATCAGAATTGGGGACTTCTGATAAGTTGCTTTTCATGAAAAAACCCTTTGATGCCACCGCTCTTAAACAAACGGCACTTACTTTAACTACTAAGTGGAGATTGCAGCAAGAAGCATTTCAGTACACTGAGAAATTGGAAGAAGAAGTAAAGAGGCGGACAAAGGAACTCACCAAGTTAGTAGGTGAGTATAAAAAAATGAAAGAAAAAGCAGAACAGGCCTCGGAAGCTAAAAGTGAATTTTTGGCTAATGTAAGCCATGAGATCAGAACTCCAATGAATGGTATTATGGGGATGAATAGCCTGTTGATGGAAACTGAACTCAATGAAGAGCAAGAAGAATACGCTCAAATGGTACAGTATAGTGCAGACTCTTTGATGGGTATTCTCAATGACATTCTTGACCTAGCCAAAATTGAAGCAGGTAAGATGGAGGTTGAATTGATTCCGTTTGAAATAAAAGAACGGATGGATGAACTGAAAATGCTTGTGGAATACTCTACTGAAAATAAAGCAGTAGAAGTTTCTTTATTAATGGATGACAATATCCCGGAAGAAGTGATAGGTGATCCGATGAGGCTGCGGCAAATTCTGCTTAATTATGGTAACAATGCCATCAAGTTTACCGAGGAGGGAAAGATTGAATTTGAAGTTTCTCTGCTGGATGAAGATAAAGAATCAGTTACGCTTCGATTTTCAGTTAAAGATACAGGAATAGGGCTCACTGAAGAAAAAAGAAAACTGCTGTTTAATCCATTTACCCAAGCTGATGCCTCTACTACCCGGAAATATGGAGGAACCGGCTTGGGACTGTCTATTTGTAAGCAACTTGCTGAATTAATGAATGGGAAAGTGGGAGTGGAGAGTACCGAGGGAAAGGGATCAGAGTTTTGGTTTGAAGTATCGCTTAAGAAAGTTAAGGGAGAAAACGAAAGTAATCCCGCCCCCCAATCTTTATTAGAATCATCTCCAACGGATGAAGCAACCGAAAAAATACCTTTTAAAATATTGATGGTTGAGGATAATAGCTCAAATAAAACCTTAACAAGAAAAATGCTTGAAAAAAGTGGAATGAAAGTTACCTCTGTAGAAAATGGGCTAAAAGCTATTGATGCGATCAAAAATGATTCGTTCGATTTAGTACTTATGGATATCTACATGCCTGAAATGGATGGGATTGAAGCAACTAAAACTATTCGAGAGCTTGACGAAGGAACCGGAAAACATACCCCGATTATTGCTCTTTCTGCCAGTGTAATGCCAGAGGATAAGGAAATAATTTTTAAAGCCGGAGTGGATGATTTTATTGGAAAACCGGTGAAGGCTAAGCACCTGGTCGGTAAAGTTGTGAAATGGGCCAAAAAATCAAAAACAGATAATAAGAGCTAA
- a CDS encoding glucose-1-phosphate adenylyltransferase, whose protein sequence is MKRSSVIAVILGGGRGTRLFPLTDHRSKPAVPVGGKYRLVDIPISNCLNSDIRRIYVLTQFNSASLNRHIKNTYNFDVFSSGFVDILAAEQTPDNTGWFQGTADAVRQSIHHMENHEHEYVLILSGDQLYQMNYAKMLERHKENDADLTVATIPVNAKDATGFGIMKTNAKGTIESFVEKPSEDELDKWQSQVPEPFKSEGKDYLASMGIYIFNRKVLKKLFDDNPDATDFGKELIPKCVEGGQKVCSYEFGGYWTDIGTIESFFEANLSLAETIPDFNLYDNENFIYTRARLLPASKLMGTTLEHALMAEGCIIEASRIVRSVIGIRSRIGKGTTIENSIIMGNDIFQDRSVIENAGSESPAMGIGQRCYISNCIIDRNVAIGNDVRIVGGKHLEDGDHKYHYVRDGIIIVKKKTVIPDGIII, encoded by the coding sequence ATGAAAAGATCATCAGTTATTGCAGTTATTTTAGGAGGGGGAAGAGGTACTCGACTTTTCCCGTTAACCGATCACCGGTCAAAGCCGGCTGTACCAGTTGGTGGTAAATATCGGTTGGTTGATATTCCGATCTCTAATTGTTTAAATTCGGATATCCGCCGGATATATGTGCTGACCCAATTTAATTCTGCTTCCCTGAACCGGCACATCAAGAACACTTATAACTTTGACGTTTTCAGCAGTGGCTTTGTTGATATCCTTGCAGCCGAGCAAACTCCGGATAATACCGGTTGGTTTCAAGGTACCGCCGATGCCGTGCGGCAGTCTATACATCATATGGAGAACCATGAACATGAGTATGTATTGATTCTGTCCGGTGATCAGCTTTATCAAATGAATTATGCAAAGATGTTAGAGCGTCATAAAGAAAATGATGCGGATTTAACGGTTGCTACCATACCTGTAAATGCCAAAGATGCCACCGGCTTCGGTATTATGAAAACCAATGCTAAAGGGACCATTGAAAGCTTTGTGGAAAAACCTTCGGAAGATGAATTGGATAAATGGCAATCGCAGGTACCGGAACCCTTTAAAAGCGAAGGGAAAGATTATCTGGCATCTATGGGGATTTATATTTTTAACCGAAAGGTGCTGAAAAAGCTTTTCGATGACAATCCCGATGCTACGGACTTTGGAAAAGAACTCATTCCCAAGTGTGTGGAGGGCGGCCAGAAAGTTTGCAGTTATGAATTTGGCGGGTATTGGACAGATATCGGAACCATAGAGTCATTTTTTGAAGCCAATTTATCCTTAGCCGAAACGATTCCTGATTTTAACCTGTACGACAACGAAAATTTTATTTACACCCGGGCTCGGTTGCTTCCGGCTTCAAAGCTGATGGGTACTACGCTGGAACATGCATTAATGGCTGAAGGATGTATCATCGAGGCCAGCCGAATTGTTCGCTCAGTGATAGGAATTCGTTCGAGAATCGGTAAGGGAACGACCATTGAAAATTCTATCATCATGGGTAATGATATTTTCCAGGACCGTTCTGTCATCGAGAATGCCGGTTCGGAGAGTCCTGCTATGGGAATCGGGCAGCGCTGTTACATCAGTAATTGTATTATCGATCGCAACGTAGCAATTGGCAACGATGTCCGGATTGTGGGAGGAAAACATCTTGAGGACGGTGATCATAAATACCATTATGTCCGCGATGGCATCATTATCGTGAAGAAGAAAACCGTGATTCCGGACGGGATTATTATTTAA
- a CDS encoding glycogen/starch synthase: MRITHLSAECYPAAKAGGLADVVGSLPKYLNQLGHECEVVIPKYDNHWIGSKDYEIVHEGSFSMATEQVKFSVLRMSDENLGFPFYVIDIPGRFDRPGIYIDPWSGHGYWDELERFVSFQIAALEWLKRGKIQPDIIHCHDHHTGLVPFMLSQCNRYREMSEIPTVLTVHNAEYHGEYELDNYKLLPAFNIDKIGLLDWDGRLNSLAAGLKTAWKITTVSKSYMSELAENSNGLELLFEEERNKSTGIINGIDTEIWDPSSDELIEFNFNYGNRKKGKRKNKEYLCKEFGLNPDVPTVSFIGRLVREKGADLLPDLFRQVMHSDQEVNFVLLGTGDPQLHQIFSRMEGNHMGYFDATLEYNEQLAHQIYAGSDFILMPSRVEPCGLNQMFAMRYGTVPIVRSVGGLKDTVIDISEKGGYGITFEDFSLESAVKSIHRAVELYNDSEKYSEVLRKIMKLDFSWKRSAREYIGMYKALIPN; the protein is encoded by the coding sequence ATGCGCATTACTCACTTGAGTGCAGAGTGTTACCCGGCCGCTAAAGCCGGCGGCCTTGCAGATGTAGTTGGTTCCCTTCCTAAATACTTGAATCAGTTGGGACATGAGTGTGAAGTGGTTATTCCCAAGTATGATAATCATTGGATTGGCTCCAAGGATTATGAGATTGTTCATGAGGGAAGTTTTTCTATGGCTACGGAACAGGTGAAATTTTCCGTTCTCAGAATGTCGGATGAGAATTTGGGTTTTCCTTTTTATGTGATTGATATTCCGGGAAGATTTGATCGGCCGGGCATTTATATCGACCCTTGGTCAGGACATGGATATTGGGATGAGTTAGAGCGTTTTGTCAGCTTCCAGATTGCCGCCCTTGAATGGCTTAAAAGAGGGAAAATACAGCCGGATATCATTCATTGCCACGATCACCACACCGGCTTAGTTCCATTTATGTTATCGCAATGTAACCGGTATCGGGAGATGTCTGAGATTCCAACGGTTTTGACGGTCCATAATGCCGAATATCACGGAGAGTATGAACTGGATAATTACAAGCTCTTGCCGGCTTTTAATATAGATAAGATTGGCCTTTTGGACTGGGATGGACGGCTGAATTCTTTGGCAGCAGGACTTAAAACAGCTTGGAAGATAACAACGGTTTCCAAAAGTTATATGAGTGAGCTGGCAGAAAACAGTAACGGCTTGGAGTTATTGTTTGAAGAGGAAAGAAACAAATCCACGGGTATCATAAATGGAATTGATACTGAAATTTGGGATCCTTCAAGTGATGAATTGATTGAGTTTAACTTCAATTATGGAAATCGCAAAAAAGGAAAACGAAAAAATAAAGAGTATTTGTGTAAAGAATTTGGTTTGAATCCCGATGTCCCGACGGTTTCTTTTATCGGGAGACTGGTCAGAGAAAAAGGGGCAGATTTGTTGCCCGACCTTTTCAGACAAGTCATGCATTCAGATCAGGAAGTAAATTTTGTGTTGCTGGGAACAGGTGACCCGCAGCTGCACCAGATTTTTTCGCGAATGGAGGGCAATCATATGGGATATTTTGATGCCACCCTGGAATATAATGAGCAACTGGCTCATCAAATATACGCCGGATCAGATTTTATATTAATGCCTTCGCGTGTGGAGCCTTGCGGTTTAAACCAAATGTTTGCCATGCGGTATGGAACGGTGCCAATTGTACGCTCTGTTGGTGGATTGAAAGATACCGTTATAGATATTTCAGAAAAGGGCGGCTATGGAATTACTTTTGAAGATTTTAGCCTCGAATCTGCTGTAAAATCCATTCATCGAGCGGTAGAATTGTACAATGATTCTGAAAAATATTCGGAAGTATTACGCAAAATAATGAAGTTGGATTTCTCCTGGAAACGTTCGGCCCGGGAGTATATAGGAATGTACAAAGCACTAATCCCAAATTAG